AGTACGCCAGATAACAAAAAAAGATGAATTTGGTGCAGTGATTATTAAATCATCTGTTTCCAAATAACTGATTGTATAACGTGCTGTCTTGCCCCCACCAACATATGCTTCTGTATTGCCATTCTTGGTAACAAAAACCGTCTCGTTACCAGCTATGTCTAAAATCAGCTTCTTATTTCCTATTCTATTTATTGTTTCTGTTGTATCTCCTTCTTCCGCAAATGCGGTAAAAGGAAGTAAAGAAAAAGCCATCAAACCACTGAATACGATGGCAACTACTTTCTTTAATAATTTTCTTAAATTCATTTTTCAATTCCTCCTGCTATGAATTTCATTTCTCTGCACGGTATGGTACTTGTTGTTGAAACTGTATTTCGCATCGCCAACTCCCTGGCAGAGCATTGAAAGATGGCAATGTTATTTTTAATGATTTTCTTCTCCACGAAAAAAGGCGGTAGATTTTTACATCTATCGCCTCATTAGGAGAAAACTTTAAACTTATGAATTTTTATTATTTATCTGTAACCAACGATTACTGTTTCGTCCCAAGCATATTGATCAACGATCCAAACCTGCTGAGTAACCGCATCGTGGTGTCTAGTGCCTACTTGCACATCACCAACATGATAACCTTCATCGCCATTTGCATTATCACCCCATTCTGAAACAGAGTTATATATCGTTCCAGTATTGTTACCAATAATCTTACGTTCATATACTGGTTCATCCCAAGCCTCTTGAACAACTTGGGTTTCCCAATGTCCGACCTCTTCATGATGGATCGTTTGATAAATAGGTTCTGGAGCAGGTGCAGCAGGTGTCGTATTCGTAGTTGGAGTATTGGTTACTGAAGAACCAGTGTTATTGTTCTGTGGCTCCGTATTAGTTATCTCAGTTGTAGGAGCAACTGATGTTTCGGATGACGTAGTGGAAGTATCTTCTTTCTTATCTTCCTTCTTACCAGTGTCATCCTTCTTCTTATCATCTTTCTTAGAAGTTTGATTCTTTTTATTGTCATTCTTCTTAGATGATTCCTTGGATGAAGAAGTTTCCGTGCTTGTTTCGTGCTTTGCTGAATTGTTGGTTCTTGGCTTAGGTAGCATGAATAACATAACTGCTAATCCAATTGCAGCAAAGATGCTAACAATGATGAATAATTTCTTCTTGTTCATAAGTTTTCTCCCTTCGGGGCAATTTGCCCCCAGACACGTATGTGATGTCCCCTTGATATGTTTTAAAAGTAAGAAAAAGAGACAGCGTTTTTTGACATCTGCCTTTTACTTACACTTCTAACATCATACATATTTTAACACATGTAAATGTCTTAAAAATGTGCAAGAAATACCCATTTTACCCTCAAAAATCGCATTTTTTTACTTTTAGCCCAAAAAGTGCTGTTTTTTACCATTTTTATCTGTTTTTTTGTGTGAAAATTTGGTGAAACTTTTATATTTTTTATAACTTTACTGTCTGGGGGCGAAACGCCCCCAGAAAATATCTTATTTATTTTCTCCTTCTTGCTTTATCAATTCCATCTGTTTCTTTGCGTTTGAAAATCGGATAGCAGATATGATTGGAACGATAACCCCAAATACAGTAATTGTTCCATAGGTTATCCAATCAAACACCTTATATACCGCGTTCCATTTAAAAATCACTGCAGCAATCGCAAAGATAAAGAAACCTAAAATTAATCGTGGCTTTAGCACAAATGGCACCGGTAATGCTGCAAAGAAAGCAAATAAACAACCACCACTTAACGTTCCTTTCAGATTACGCCCTTCAACAAAATATCCAAATACCATTCCCAATAAAAACCAAATAAATGTAAATACAAATCTCATCATTTTTTCTTTTTGAAAATCAGAATAAAGTAGCAAATTATTATATCTATTTACTCTATCTTGATAAATTTGTTGTCTTTGCTTCTCTGCAGCTTCAATCTGCATCATTTTAGAAATCAGTTCATAATTAGGCATTCCGCACTTCGGACATTTTTCGGCTGTATCACTAAATTCATATCCACATTCATTACACTTTATCAGCATTCTCATCACCTCTATAATTATTTTGCAATTTGAAGTATACAAAAAAACGTACAATCAATACTTTTTTATCAATTACCGTTCATATACTCTCTGGGGGCGAAACGCCCCCAGACATTATTTTCTTTTTCTTCCCACCAACTCATCTAGCGATACATCCAATGCATCCGCAATCTGGATCAAATTATCAATGGATGGATTTTTTGTTTCTCCTTTTATGATTCTCCAAATCCTTCCTGCACTTACACCAGATTCTTTTTCCAATCTATAAATGCTCATGTCTTTTCTATCGGCAATTTCTTTAATATATTTCCCGTTCATCCTGTCCTTTCTTGATTGCAAATTTGCAATTATAATTATTTTAATCATTGGAGGTAATTCACAATGTCATCATTTGCGTTCAGAAATAAAAACTATAATATAAATTCAGATCATCCCGTTACTGCTAAAGAATGTACCGCAAAAGATGTACACTCTAATTTTTATTGCCCTAACCCAAACTGTAGATGCAAAATGATTTTAAAGGGATTTCACTCTAATCATCTCCCTCCACATTTTGCAAATCTTTCTTCTTCACCACATGTAGATAATTGTTCCTATTCAAACAATCACAGCAACTACTTAAAAACAAAACTGGATGACACTTCTTTTGATCCACAAATTTTCTTAAATATGATTTCATCATCAAAATCACAGTCAACTAACAGTAAGTTAGATCATGATAGTCATTACACAGAGCCGAATGAACACATTAATGAATCGCTTCCTGTAATCGTTTCAAATAATTTAGATCAAATTGAAAGCAAACTGTCGAAAAATAAAATTACTTCCCTGAGAATCCTTTATAAGGCATGTATAATCAATCCAATAACTACCCTACTTGGAAGTGAGCATATTTGGGAAATGATCTGCTTTGAAGCTACAGAGCATATTTATATCAAGTACATTGAAGGTGTGAAAATCATTAAGTGTACCCTTTCTTGTTTTAGAGATGATACACACACACAATTTATTTCAACTATCCAGCAGAAACAACTTCCGAAACAAGACGGTTCTTGTTAAAGGTTAAATGTCACAATAAGGAACTATATTCTAAGCTTCGCAATAAATTTTTTAATTATTATGAGCCTGTTTTAGTTTTCGGTGCATGGAAAACATTTGTAAACTCCGATAAAAATACGCAGCATCCTCGTGTTATAACAACCATATCATCCGTAAATCAGATCATTCCCGTTCCTAAAAGATAGTTCTTGCTCCATCTGTATTGCATTGAATTCATATTGTACAAATAAAGACAATCAATCTTGATTCCATTGTGCTTTGTTTCTGTGATCGTATATTCAAATGCATAATCTATGTCCAAAGTATTTTCTTGTTTGCTTTTCCAATCATCATCTATGTGTATCGTGCATTCTCGATCAATCTCATCCGGTATTCCAGAATCCACAAGCGCTTGCCATCCATCATCCAAGCTGTACAATTCAATTACGGAAGTATCTTCACAGCAGTCATCATATTGCAGCCCGTTCAAATATATTCCGCTCAAATAATTTTTTCCAAACAGCAGTGGTATATCCCGATGTTTCTTGATGAAATGAAATAACTTTTCTGTTCTGTTTTTTTCGCGCATTTTTAATTGCTGCAGGTACTCATGGATTGGCATATCTGTATTTTTTAATGCTGTCAAATGGTTATATGAAAGTTTTATCTGTTTCCCAGTTACATTCCATAAAAACAATGTTTCCTGCCACTGCATATTTTGCCAGTAATAACGCAGATCAACCAGTGTTTTAACAACAGTATCATATAGCTCATTTGATATATTACTCATTACTTTTTCAACTAGATTTTTATCTGGATCATTCAGTAGTTCCAAGTTAATTGGTTCTATTTCCTCTGTGGAATCTTGTATCTTTATATATAGCATCCCGCTTTCAACTATATAGTCAAAATGATGTATGCAATATATCTGTCCATTCGTTCTATGATCTTCAATGTTGAATGGTTGACCGATACCCTTATGTTCTTTCAGCCACTTTATTAATCTATTTCGATCATCCATATCCTTATCCTTTCTTCTGGGGGCGTTTCGCCCCCAGACATTATTTTCCTTTTCTACCAACCAGCTCATCCAACGTTACATCTACGGAAACAATAGAGCAATACATTCTAGAAATAGTGAAAATCATTGATTCTTCATATCATGCAGCATCATATCCACACTTACTTCTTGTTGGTTAATATACATATCCTGATATTTTTTAAGTAATTTATCCATAAAATGAATATATAATTTTTTATATGCTTGATTGATGTAATTACCAATAATCATTGTTGCTCTTCTATGAAGATAGAAGGGTTCATCATAGTTTTTGATTCCCCCTTGGATATCTTCCACACTAAATCCATCTAATATGGATGGTTTTTTTCCCGTTTTCATTTGCATTGATTTCAATTCTTCTAGTGTATATCCCGTAGCCAATTCATACTCTTTCATAGTGAATCCTTTATTTTTCATACCCTGCATCCTTTATCTCTTTTTCTATCATTTCATAGCTAACTTTTCTACCAGCCTCATAAATCTCTACATATTTCTTTCTAATTTCATCTTCATGTTCTTTTCTGTACTGTTCAAACGCAGCATCAAACATATTCCATATAAGACCTTCCGCACGTATTTCTGCATATTCCCTATTCCAATATGATCTGATTGCACATTCTATTTCTCTATTACTAAAACATGCATATTTAGCTACTGGAGTTCCTTTAAGACGGTTTCTAAATTCTCTCTGCAATTGTGTTAATTTATTAGATGTAGCAAGCACTTCTACATTCCATTTTTCTTCATCATCCATATCCTTATCCTTTCTTCTGGGGGCGTTTCGCCCCCAGGCTCACTTTTGCTTTGGAGCTGTATTTTAAATGTTTTCTGGCAGTTGTCTAACATATTTTCCCCAATTAAAATCTATTGCTTCAGACAATATTTCATAATCCTCTTCCGCAACATGTTCCTGTTGCATCAGTTCTTTTGTAATCTGCATATATGCTAGCATGTCAACGACCATGGATTCCTCATTGTGGTTCTTTATCATCCATGCACCCGCAACACATATACCTTGTGTTAAGTTCCATCCGTTATTTCTACCAACCAATTCATCTAGCGATACATCTAATGCATCCGCTATTTTGATCAACGTTGATATCTGAGGATCTGCTGTGTCTTCTCTCAGAATTTTATATAGCAGGCTGTTTGAAATCCCTGTCATCTTAGATAACTGATACCCTGTAACATTCTTTTCTTTGCAGATTCTTTTTATATGTTCG
This genomic window from Solobacterium moorei contains:
- a CDS encoding helix-turn-helix domain-containing protein; translation: MIKIIIIANLQSRKDRMNGKYIKEIADRKDMSIYRLEKESGVSAGRIWRIIKGETKNPSIDNLIQIADALDVSLDELVGRKRK
- a CDS encoding helix-turn-helix domain-containing protein; translated protein: MLHEHIKRICKEKNVTGYQLSKMTGISNSLLYKILREDTADPQISTLIKIADALDVSLDELVGRNNGWNLTQGICVAGAWMIKNHNEESMVVDMLAYMQITKELMQQEHVAEEDYEILSEAIDFNWGKYVRQLPENI